Within the Rosa rugosa chromosome 2, drRosRugo1.1, whole genome shotgun sequence genome, the region CAATTATAAGAACTTTTCTATTCAAGCTTGGCACTTTACAACACTAAATTTGTGACACCTTCTAGTACCACAATTGACAAGTTAAACTAATGAAGGTAAACTATCTATCTatgattggaaaaaaaaaaaaaggtgtggaaacagaaaagaaagattaCCTCAGTAGTAAGGTGGCGGATACATTCCTCCAGGTGGTCCTCTTGGCATTGAGGGAGCCTGATGATGCTGTGGTGGAGGAACCCCATAGCGCGAACTGTCTGGATAGACTCCATGAGGCATTCCTACCGAATTTGGAGGCAACTGTGGGGGCACCCCATACTGACTGAAACTAGTATTATACCTAGGAACCACTGGCTCATGCCCACCAGGATAACCCGGGTACTGCCCCGGCTGAGGCTGTGGCCTAAACATGCCCGGCTGCATTTGCTGCGGAGGAGGGACGCCTGAATTATCACCCGGGGGTCCTTGAGCGCCACCGTTTTTACCCTTCTTGTTATCCACAGCTAATTTGCAAGTCACATGATGACCATCAATGTTTTTCAAAGGCTCAATGAGAGCGGCCCTGGCACCTTCCTCGGTCTTGTACACGAAGAAAGCAAAGCCCTTTGATTTTCCGGTGGCCTTATCAAACCCTAGGGGACCTTCTTCAATCTCTCCGAAAGCCGAAAACGCAGACAACAATCTCTCGGAGGAGATATCAAACGGCACCGTCCCGACGTAAATCTTCCTCGCCGAGACATCGGCGCCGCCGTTGCTGCTACTGAACGGCGCCGAATGTCCGGCGGCGGCGTACTGCGTGACGGTGATTCTGCCGTCGATCTTCTTGCTCGGTTCCTTGAGCGCAATTAGGGCTTCGTCGGCGTGCTTGAAGGTGACGAATCCGTAGCCCTTGGATTTTCCGGTGGCCTTGTCGAAGATGACGATGGCTTCGTCGAGGTCACCGAAGGCGGAGAAGACGGAGCGGAGCGAATCGGTGGTGGTGTCGGCGCCGAGGCCGCGGACGAAGAGCTTGCGGAGGGTGAGGTCACGGTTGGTGACGTGGCGGAGGGATTCGAGGACGTCGGGGTGGCGAACGACGGCGTTTTCGAGGATTTCGACGAGGTGGTCGTGGGACATGGGCTGGAGGAGTTTGCGGAAGTCGtcgggggttagggttgtgaatTGGGAAGGCGGGGCCGTCGAAACGTCGCCGTTCTCGTCCGTCTTCCGCTTCTTTGTGAAGTCCATGGTTGGTTTTTGGTtgtgtgaagaagaagaggtttgGGATTTTGGGGAGGACTGTCGACTTAGACGAGTTTGTGTATTAGGGTTAGTGTATGGATTGCACCACACTTTTATTTATAGGTGTGGGATGGTAAAGGACTAGTGGGCCTTTGGGTCTAATTGAGAGAGCCCACCGGACAGTACCTCAATCAGTTCATTGGGCCCAATATttggatcttcttcttctttttttggttacatgTGGTCTTCAGCCCAAGCAAAAGCAAAACGAAGGAATCACAAAGAaagtgtgtgtttttttttggaTTCAAAGGCTAGTATGGCAGCCTTCAAGCCATaaccattaatgaaactgcagaatacaagaGAAGGGGTGACATTGTCCCGTTCGGCCACACTCATCACCCATCGGATGGACCAAAGGCTAATGCAGGCATGGAGGCGCAGCCGGACGAGCAAATTTTCTCTCTTAGAATTGTTCTCTATTCTCTATCGGCTTGCCCCTATCACAAACCTCACAAAGCCATCCATATCATTGTGTTTGTGTTCATATGGAAGTTGTATGTCTCTACGATACATTAAGTAGGCTTAGTTCAATTCAGAGGTAGACTTAGTTTAATACAAAAATAGAGTAGAGTCCTAAACTAGTCTATCAATATATGGAGCTAGTTTACTTAGTGTATCGCTATGTTGATCGATATACAGTGGACGAACATCATGTTTGAAAAATTTTATGATTTTAACATTAAAACTACTCGAAACTATACATATATAGGGCACTAATTCTATGAATGGAGACAGACTGTGAGGTTTAAAGTGAGAAAGTTTGAGTTCCAAATCTGATTGACTATTTAGAAAAATTTCTCCAACTGAAATTAACGTTTTGTTTTAATTTGAGCAAAACTAGATTATCAAAACGAATCAATTTGAAACTATTATCACTAAGAAGCTTACCTAAATGTATGAATTCTCCATCTATCTTTGTATCTATTACAGCAAAGAGTAGACGCAAAAGCATACGATTCGAATAAATTCTACATTTATATCacgaaacaaagaaaaactagagaagcagatgaagtgAAGCTCAATGCAAAGACTCATTGTCTGCAATCATAGTCACCATAACCATTCAGCATTCGCCCCTCAAGAAGCTTTTTCTGATCAAGGACCCGAACCAAATTCCTACTCACCCTTCTAATAAATAATCAAATCTAAACAAACCAAAAGAGAAAACTTAATACTATAACAAGGTTATATAACAGAGATAACCAACAGATTTTGTGTAGCACTAGAAAAACAAGAGAAGTACAACAGAGATTTCTATAATCTTTGGTTTTTCCTTTGATTTATTGAATACTTGAACTACAAACGAAGGAGATGTGCTAGCACTATCCCAAATTTTGAAACATAAAGGAATAACAAAACTAAGAAAGCAAATATGTTTTAGTTGTCGGGGCCAAAGAGACCGAAAAGAGGTTCATCAAAGTCGTCCTCCTCTTCTTCAACCTTCTCTTCCTTTGTCTCCTCAGCAATAGCAGGAGGAGCTGCAGCACTAGCGTCACCGCCAGAAGGCACAGATGCCAACTTCTCTTTACCGGATGCAACTAGCTCGGTGATATTTTTTCCATTGACTTGGGACAAGAACAATTCGATTCTGTCTCCATCAACCTCAGCTCCAACTGATTCGATAAGTTTCTTCAGATCATTGGCAGAAGGATTGGTGTTCCCTCCCAATCGAGCGAGCATGTAAGCAGCAATCACCTTCATCTTGTCTAACTTTTGGTTATTTGGTTTATGGAGTACTTAAATTGTGAATTACAAACTAAGCAGACGTgctttatatatatagagtACTATCCCATATCTGAAAGGAAAATCAATGATCCTAAAACATCAAAGAAAGCAAATCCTTTTCCTTGTAGGATAAGAAGAGGAAGGAATCCTTGTCCAAGTTATATTTCTGGCTAGGAAAACAAAACCTAGATCAAGTAGGAAACTAAATAAAAAGTCTATGGAATCGAAATCAGGGAAATGTGAATAATGGGCTCATTCTCTTCTCCGAGTGGGAATAGAACTCCCGCTCTTTAAGACCTGTATCAGAACCCAATTCTGGGCATGAATGAATAACCATGTCTCTTGAAAGACTAGTTATCTCCGATCAGAACCAAAACCGCTCCCCACCGGCGCCGAAGCTCCGATCGAGAGAGATCGATGTGGATCACGAGATCCCGACTCATGGTGTCGATGCTAACATGTTTGTGTCACCTGAACAAGAGAATTTAAACATTGTGAAGTTTGTATGAAGGACGAGGAACACTGGTCATATGATTGCCCGTACTTGGAGTGTATTCCAAACCCCAAGGACACACCTGTTGGCGAGGGCTATATCATAGTTTGCACCCACTGGCGGGCCACTGCAGTACCATGATGGAAGCTGGGAAGGACGTGCAGTAAGAAATCCTTATGATTCGAGTTTGACATTTCGAAAGCCTGGTGTGATATATCATAAGCTTGATGCTAACGACGAAGACGATGCATGTACTTGATTAATGTGGGTTCCTGTTTGTAAAGCAGTATTTAGATCGGCAAAGAGTGCCTTCTGTGAGAATTTTATCCTGTGTGTTTTTAGCATAAGGAactatataagtatatatatagttaaattttttttttttttgatctcaAGGTAATCAATTccattcatctcaagccagaatggcacggatacataccttcccttgccaactctagggcaagtttaggacgtggtatgctagcaccacccattagacaaccagtgctcacttattagAAGCAAACCTATAACTATGACAAAACTtgaacatagtaaataggcagagttcgacaaaaaattaaaagttcTTTAGCTGACTCCATCCTCCCGGGTCCCAAATTCGAAACCACATAGATCCAGAGCCCAAGAATTGAAGCCAACTTTGTTTGGACACCCAAGAAGGTTTGGGCACCCAAACAGAATTAGACCTAAAACAAGACTTGGGCCACAAAACTAATCTTGACACCCAACCCAGATTGGGTTTGGCCCACTGTTGCACCGTTCACCCGCACAATCCCTGAAGCTTTGTTCCGGCAATCGACGATCAGCGTCCAGACACGCCGACACCTCTCCAGTTCACCTCCGTTCGCCGCCGCGAGCCTCGCCATACCCCTCGTCGATTCACTCGGACCCATCAGACCAGTTCTGATCCAGCCAGACTCCACCATAGCGGTCACACCTGGAAGCACCATAGCCGCCTCCACCGCTGTAACTGACACGAGGCCCGTCGCAGTCGTCCATTGGGAACTGAAACTTCGTCCCTGCCATGATTGGACAATTTGCATCTGTGTGGCCGTCATCCCCACCCATACTGCCAGCTTCATACCAGCCTTGAGCCTTGCCCTGCTCGGTCGGATCCGATCTGGATCTTGATCGAAATCCTTCCCAGTCACGAGACTCCAGCGCAAGAATCCGGCTACTGCAAAACCCTCTCTCTCCCCCACAAACTGTGGAGAGGAAGTCCAATGGAGAGATCGTCGAACGAGATCGTCGTTTGGTTGCCGCGATGAGGCAGCGAGAGGCGGAGAGGGAGATTCCGCTTGGTGAGATCGCCGACCGGCGTTGCTTAGATCCCCAACCATGGCGGCTAGGGTTTGATAGAATTGGGCAGAGGATACGGAGCATTTTCCTCAAGGGCCTGTttgaatgaatatatatatagttaaatGGGACAGTGTTTAGCCCGTTTAAATAAGAGCCGTCTGTAAGTGTTGTGTTGATTTCTTAACTTTTCATTGTTGTTCTGCTATTGCTTCTCTTTTAAACttaataattaatgaaaatAACTTATAGATAAAATCAGGGAAATGTCAAAAATTGTCGTGTCTGGACTAAAAGAATGAAAGtttttacgtttttttttttttttttttcgtttttgcgAAGAATAGCagtacacaaaaaaaaaaaatttgaaccaAGGAATGCTAAGAACTTGTCCACTTTCTCACACGATGTAATTGTCAGAAGCTATATATGTACAAGAAATGcagttttctttttcattgaaTTCATTTAGAGTCATCACTCATCAATAGAACTTCTGGATGGGTCACAAGTGATGTTGAACTTCTGGTAGATAGCAGCCATCACCTATCCCGAATGGATATGGAACTGTGAGATTGAGTAATGGTGACAAGAATAGGACTAATTGCTTCGAGTAATGGTAACAGGAATAATAGCATTTCTTAGTTATATGTAGAAACCAATCCTTTGTGGGAAGACTGATATGCTTGCAGTGTACCTCTTATTGAACAAGGGGTCAACTAGCTGATCCAATCCTATAATTTCCTGGAAGTAAATATTTGGCCGAGTATCAGAGTCGGCGTCAGCATTGCTTGGTTGCTCCATGCTTATTGGACTAATTAGCTAGATCATAGACTAACTAAAAGCATCTGGGGGCCTTGGCAAATTAGATATCTGAGACAGTTGATTCAACATTGATTCACAGCCAGTTTTCGTATGATGGGGAAAATGAACTGGTAGGTGCACaattagagaaaagggaaaacaacTAAATTCAAAGAGAATGCATTTCATTGATAGCCCAAACTGGGGATGAGGCATACAAAATATAGCAATGTCTCATGTAACAAGAAGGAGACACGTGGCACAGGACCGCCACTATGCAGATGAATACAAACTGCAACTACTGAAGGTTGAAGACAAGGAGTGCAAACTGATGCTGTTGGTGCAAATTACTGGAGTTGTACTGCAGTACTAGTTGTTCAGGCTTTCGTTAGTGCAATGTTTAATTGATTGGCATTCCCTAAGCATAACAACCAAGAGTCATCGTTTCTTgtagagaaaaatgcaccaacagtcccTCAATTATTGTGCACCGGCCAgtttgatacccagactcacaatggtatcaatgtgatacctagactcaaAATTTACTATCATCAACGACATACTTCCGTCAAATTTCCATGACGGTTCTGTTAAAGAGGTgatgtggcaagcacgtggaggGAAAAAAAGGGGCAAACATGTCTTCTTATCCAAATAGTAGACCTaattggttttttttctttctttttaattttttttaattcggAGTTTCCTTCCCTTTTCAATTTTTGCATCCTCTTTCTTCCCTCCCTTTGTATTTCTATCGTCTCTCTCAGATTTCGCCGCCACCCACAAACCCGAACCCGTAAAACAACTACTCCGGTAAGTCTCAACTCCCATTCAATCATTTTGAACTCATGAAAAAATTTCGGCTCGAATTTGTATTCTCATTTCCGATCTGGATTTGGGTTTCTAGGAATCCAAATGGGGTTTGTTTGATTGTGATTCTCGTTTTAACTTGGGGTGTGTATGTTTTAACAGTTGGGTTTTTGTGGGTTCTTGGAGATTTGAGTATTGAGCTGAGTTATAATGCTTCTGGGTTTGAGTATTGACCTGAAATCGGCCCTCCATTTCAGCGAATTTTGCCGACGAGGAAGATCTGCGGGGACCGAGAAATTGGGCGAGAGCCTGGAGAGGCTTGACAGTGTCGCCGAAGACCAACGAGAACAGATTCGAGAAGGGGGCGCGTGACTTGtcggaggcggaggcggaggcggaCGGTGACGAATCATCGTCGGAGATGACGCCCAGGGACCACATTAGGATTCCAATTCGGATAGGGCGATCTTGTCGTCGTTGCCGGTGTCGAAGAGGGTGAAGGCCTCCTTCATCGAATTGACTTGATCGTCGCTCAGATCCttgcccattttttttttcaggttttTGGGTTCGGGGCGCAAAGAAACGTCTGGTTGagagtcctttttttttttttttttttttttttttttttttttttttttctgggtctGGTCCGGTTGTGAGTTTGGTGAGGTTGGATTGGGTTTTACATCAGAGGAAAGAGCGGTGCGGTCGACAATAAGATCTTTCCAGATCAGGTGAGAAATTGCAGCTTCGGTGGAGGAGAAGCCGAGAGCGAACGAGAGCAAACGAGCTCTCATCATTTTTGGTTTCTGGTTTTAATCGAGGGTATCAAGCGAGTTTCTGGTGGTCCGGTTGTGCGTTGTTGCAGAggaataaaggaaaaaaaattaaaattggaagaacaagaggaagaggagagaaaaataataaaaagaattatttaaataaataaataaataattttgagGACTGATAAGTCAATGAAGCTATCAAACTGggctattttggtcattttccctttttttttttccctccacATGCTTGCCACGTCACCTCTTTAACAGAATCGTCACAAAAATTTGACAGAAGTATGTCGTTGATAGCAAATTttgagtctaggtatcacattgataccattgtgagtctgggtatcaaactggccggtacacaagagttgagggactgttggtgcatttttctctttcttgtaATAGCTTTCTACTCTTAGATCCTTGAAAGAATGGAATGCTTCAAACTTCATGTACAACTCTCATCAATCAGGTATGTCTTGCATACATGCGCATACTTGTCAAGTGGTTAGGATTGAACTTGTCTTTAAATCCTATTGTAGGATGGGAAAATCTTTTCAATCCTAATGTACTGA harbors:
- the LOC133731330 gene encoding large ribosomal subunit protein P2-like, translated to MKVIAAYMLARLGGNTNPSANDLKKLIESVGAEVDGDRIELFLSQVNGKNITELVASGKEKLASVPSGGDASAAAPPAIAEETKEEKVEEEEDDFDEPLFGLFGPDN
- the LOC133729477 gene encoding UBP1-associated protein 2C-like; this encodes MDFTKKRKTDENGDVSTAPPSQFTTLTPDDFRKLLQPMSHDHLVEILENAVVRHPDVLESLRHVTNRDLTLRKLFVRGLGADTTTDSLRSVFSAFGDLDEAIVIFDKATGKSKGYGFVTFKHADEALIALKEPSKKIDGRITVTQYAAAGHSAPFSSSNGGADVSARKIYVGTVPFDISSERLLSAFSAFGEIEEGPLGFDKATGKSKGFAFFVYKTEEGARAALIEPLKNIDGHHVTCKLAVDNKKGKNGGAQGPPGDNSGVPPPQQMQPGMFRPQPQPGQYPGYPGGHEPVVPRYNTSFSQYGVPPQLPPNSVGMPHGVYPDSSRYGVPPPQHHQAPSMPRGPPGGMYPPPYY